One Sesamum indicum cultivar Zhongzhi No. 13 linkage group LG14, S_indicum_v1.0, whole genome shotgun sequence genomic window, gtttaaaataaatttggatattAATATGTTTGAGTTGACTCGATCTGTCCACGCCCGTACCTCCTGGACTAATCAAGGAAAAATTGACTTGGACTTGGTCATGAATGAATACAAAGACAAACTATACAGAATGAAAGGGAACAATGCTTATCAAAACAAAGATCAATTTCATATGGTTGGTgttaaaatgaaattgaagCAGAGTACCTCTAACTCATGCAGCTTAGCTTCGAGTTTTAACTGGTTTTCGAGTTTCTTCTGCCTTGTCCTGCTCTCAGTAACCATGCTGAGCCATCGTGCTCTGATCTCCGCTTGTATCCTGCTCCAGAAATGGATGTGATTCAGAGCAGACATTGCTTGGTTTTTCACTGAATGGCCTTCTTCTATAACTTCTCGAAATCTCACAACTCCCTTTAGACGGCGCAAGGTTTTCCTCGCCTGCAATAAGCCCCAAGGAGTAGGATTATGGCAAGAAATGGTGGTGATGTGGGCTTATGCCAATGAACCAAATTactcttttcatttaaatGTAATCGCTTGATCTTCCCAAACTCTTCTAATTTAACCATCGGAAGATCTTCGTTGGGGCTCATCTCGAGATCGTTAGTGAGGTTTCCTTGATTTCAAACTAGTTTCTATTTAACTAGAGATTCAGATCGTTTATAACTCTGAGCTCCTTTGACCAGTTAGCACCGACATACAACCCCAACCTAAACCGCAATCAAGTGGCAGTCACTAAATTTAGCATATTAgcatcaaattgaaaatttctgCTCCATATGGACAGTTTTCGCCAATGAGGACTTATTCAAGTAGTAAGGTTGAGATTTCACTGTCAAGAGGTTCGAATCTCATACATGAGGATATATGTCTACTTTCATAatagtttctctttttttgtttccttcaaatatattctttgattttaatcaatttttgaatttgaatgtattgaataatgtaataaatcgTCCTATGAGAAAAAGAACAGTAGTTTTCTATGGGATTCAACTTTCTACTTGTTCAACATTGTATATGATCAAGATTCAAGTCCTAACTTCAGGATCAAGGTTAAACAATCTACAACGTAGAATACGAGTAACTAAAAAGCTCTAAAGAGAAGGCAAAGCCGTAAATATTAGCATTGATCATACTGATTCAAATTGGATGATTACTTAACCTTGTATGCTCTATAGGCCGTCTGGATTCTTGTAGCAGCAGCATCCTCTGTTAGGTGCCTTGATTTGACATTCTTCTTGGAAGTGCCATTGGCAAGAATTCTGCCCTCTTTGCTGGACGGCTGTTTCCCCTTTGatccatttgattttttccCAGAATGCTGCATCAAAATGTGCAAGAGATATACAAtaaactcatatatatatatatatatacatacagagagagaaatgtaCTCAAAGAGTTACCTGAGCTTGTTTGTGTTTATCTTCCTTTGATCTCTTTAGGCTTATTATAGCCTTGAACCAATCACCTGAACCCATCTCTGTTGGTTTTGGTGCTGAATTACAGCATTAACCTACCACAAATTTATGCCCAGGTCAGCCATTACACCAGATCAAGCACTATTAAATGCAAATTCCTAAACATTACAAGCAGGAgcttaaacaaaaatgatttatttccATTACTAGCAAAATTCTATCTTATACATTCGGatccacacaaattcttgcaaTATGAGACATTGTCTacttggaattattttttcttctaaagAAAGTCTTTATCTCCACAAAAACTACATATATTACAAAGGGTAGATTACAGCACATAATCCAATGATCGTGAATGTGAATGGACTGATTCCATTAAAATCatgaattacataaattttaccGATAAAATATAGATGACTCAATAGCAACCGTCttctaaaaattaagaatCGAACAGAATTCATCACTGACCGAAGAACAATAAATCCAAACCCGCCCTCTTTTCAACCCTAAAATCATTCAGTTCATGATAACATCACAATGACCCACCAGGATCAAGCAAACAACATTACAATTTAAACACTTGCAcgctcaaaaattaaaatgagaacAAAGTCAAGAATCGCATATCATAAATGAGCAATATTTCTTACTTGCTGAGATTATGGGCTCATCCAATCGGAACTTGTTCTTCGAAATCTCGGCCTCTTTGTGTGAAAGAATTGGTGAGGAATAGAACAAATAAACAGCAACATTTGACAAGAACATTGGAACTTGGAGTGATTGACAAAGCAACTGACACGGAAGATGGTGGGAGAGGGAGTGTGATATTTGATCTTCTCTTGAAAGCTCAATTGCAGTTTCTTAAACAAGACAGCTTACTCTCTCCATTGCTTCAGCTCATAACTTGAGCATCAAGCGAAACAACAAGGGGAAGGGCATTTTGggggaaataaaaataaaagagaattgGTCCCGGCGGGGCTCGAACCCGCGACCTTCGGCTCATAAGACCAACGCTCTAACCAACTGAGCTACGGGACCTTGTTGTTAAGACTTTTCAGTAGACCAATAATTCCCTTTAAACCCCTATAAcctatggtctatttatacaTCACTCTTGATTTTTggaaatttacaaatatatatacaaaagtatcaacatcatttatatatatttttttttaaattatacatacattctCTAAATAGGggtaatttctgtaattacgTTTAAAATAAGATGGTATTAcggaaatatattataaagcaaaaatataattatccctaaaatatttttataattcagAAAATCTATTTCAGTAATTTTATCTGAAGATACAgtccattaatttttttttggggttaaaaattcaaatattagttgttactctattttttgacaaaattactcttgattttcttacattatgagtattttatttattgatttccaattctgaaatttgtttatttttcccCAATTGTACTCATTTTGcaggcaatttttttttacagaattttaatctttttttatatttcattaagataataatataaattaacactaGTAATATAATCTAttctctaaaatatttaaacatatacttttcttcaaaatttaattttattaaattgaaaatcatCATTGATAATCATTCTCTATCaattttaggtaattttttaGGCATATCAGAGTCCAATAGCATTATAAAGTATCGaaatccatttaatttttttttgaggaCCAACCTGCAAAATATGGATTAGtacttcaataaaaattagtaataatttcgGAGAAGATTaaagcaaaaatatatattgaattataaacATAAGAGATTCGTCAAGTTGGTGAGCTAAGTGGATTGAATAAGTAAAGTGAAGTTGTGAAGCTAAGTTACTTACCTACATTGACTTATCTAAACCCCTATCTGTAAGAATCGGATGAGACAATAAGGGAGTTGGTTAAGCATGATTTTGGTATCCTCATATTCTTTCATAGAGTACATTGGTCTAGTTGTATGCCATGTCATCCACGTTTCACACGAGCAGGAACCGAAACTATCATATTAGAGCAAAAATTGCCTACTTGTTACGGTGCAGCCTAGCCTTATACCAAAATTTCAGTTAGCACAGTTATCCTTGTTGATGTGTCATTCGAGGTGGGAGTGATGCAAATATGTCAGCTGAATTGATTGGGCCATCAACGAGCTATAAATGAACTAGGATTGGCTCGATGTAGcataattatagatttttgcctattaattttacttttattggGTTGGGTAATACATATCTTGAGGGTAAAGTTGTCTTTCCATGTATAGGGAACAATATGTGGTAGAAAGaagtttaatttctttcttactaAGTTTTTAACAACCATGCAAAAAagacatttaaataaaataaaattataccaatttatagtgaaataataaccatttaattaacaaataaaaaaataaaaagcttaGATGATATACTCAAAATAAATGGGGGTGTAACATAATTGCAGCATTGCCTCCCTCATTTCTTCTTtgtcaaaattacaattttagtcctataaaatCGGAGTTCTACACATTTAGTCCACtgctttacgaaatttttaaaattgaaaaaactcgaCATATTTAGTCTTTTGCTTTACGAAATTTATGGAACTAAATGTGTcgagtttttctaattttgatacaattttgaaaatacagtAAAGCATAAGATTAAATGTGtcgagtttttttaattttgtaactattttgaaaatcatgtaaaatagaggactaaaaatattgaaatccGATCCCAGACTCAATGCACAAAATACCCATTGTCGTATGGATTAACCgttatatgaaaaattcttgtttGGATCATATTTGGACGAATCAAAAACCATTATAGAGCAAGTGTGATgcatttattatgtgattgaccATTTTTCTTGAACTGTACAGCAATCATACGCCAAGTGTACTGAacttttcatataattgatttaagttTGATCGAGTTGGATTCGGGGTACAACTACTCTCCTTATATAGACGAGATAAGAGAATCTTGTGAATAGAGTGCCTACGTGGGTAATTTGTATCTTTGTTATGATAACAATATGGCAGCGTCACACGGTGGCTCCACCGTCCTTGCGGTGGAGTTGTGACCGCACCCCTCTtttagaacaaaaatattgttttctaATTACAAAAGacttatttgatatttatcataattataaatattttttcgttgGTTGAAAAGTTACAtctttctgaaaatttaaCGATCGCTCAGGAAATACACTATATAATTGGCTATCCCAAAAGGGTATTTGGTAGACAACCATTAGTTTTAcgtgatatttataattttttaaataatgagaatatatttataattatgacaaatttcaagaagagCCCATCGTgcattattgatttatttattttttgtaagattttttaaatttaggcCTAGGTAGGACAAATCTTGAAAgtaataatattctttttttttttaataaatatgattcattgttcaaaaaaatcaaatatatcaataattttaaatcaaataacatagttagaaaataaaaaattaaataatcactatgaaaatagatgtacatttatattaacaatatatatttacaatcttttaataataagaggtcaatttttttcatttaaaccAAATATCTTCCATTGGCATAGCATTTGaaagatttaattttctttattactttaacttatcatttgatttttaatcaaattttttttattatatgaatcgagcaattaaaaaaattaaaaataaaaataaagaagatagCATTTTGGTGTGGTCCAGTGCAATAATTCTGAAGATTTGAGAATTTAACAGTTGCCTCAGACAGACGTTACCGAATATATGttctaacaaaattatactttagtaattaaaataaaaatatattaatttgatgtcacagtttaatataaaatataatcttattaattaatctaaatatattctcatttcattcaaaaatctaaacaaaattaaaaatatatttttaccactggaaactgaaaaaatagacgaaaacaaacatgaGGGGGAGGGGCAATTGTTATTAAGCTTCCggtttgattttaattttcaaattttcacattGTACGAGGTTACATTTGGATCGATGAATTTTATATCAGATATTTAAATCCCGACTAACAaaacttttgaatttgtttaaataGTTCTAAATTTAAAGAGTTTTAAATCCTTTAATTCTTATTCTGAACTGTATTTTAtggaatattaataaattattaaattatttttagagagaCAATCgaaattcttttattcaaatcCTTTCATCCAAATAGATTTGAAATCCTTcgtaacataaattttttataattgaatttataccaaaaaaaaatatataaaaaatagaaaaatgcaagtaactTTTATGTGGAATTGCAAATgagctaattatttttttatgaaaaaaactAGCAATTTACGTCCTTAGATAGGggaataaattactttattttaaaaacatatagagtaaattttgctatttttaattataaaaagataatttgctcatttgcaataaatatatagaaatgagaatattaagatcttatgatttttttttcctaaagaaatataaaactcttaacttatttctaaaatagggtaaattataataggtATAGtgagtttgatataattataaatatttttaaaattaaaaatattctaaataatatcattaagGGGAATTTATTAGGATATTTTAAGATGTGAAAACAAATTTAGAACAaatcaagagagagagagagagagagagagagagtgagagaggaTGCATGGGCATGCAGTAGAAAGTGAGGGGACCGGATGCATTTGTGTGCTGAAAGCTGCAAAGGAGAGCAGAGATAATTTCCGGAAAAGGCACAAACACGCAGAATCAAACCTTGCCCTACTACACATACATTTTTCTCCTTTGGGGGAAAtccattttcattatttgcaGAAATCGTGTGCCTAAATTAAgtaagaagaggaaaaaggaaaaaacaggGGGAGAGGGAGTCGGTCTAAGGATGGAAAAGGAGGAGTGGAGCGACGATTTGGGCGAGAAATTAGATTGGAAGAGAGGGGCAAAGCATTCAAATAGGTTTCCTTAGATTTGGATTAATAATAAACctttttgatctttttttaaggaaaaaaaaagatgggaTTTTCCTCGTCTCCTTTGTTTCAGTAGTGTATATAACTGATCTGATCTGTCTCTCGGACAGCTCTCAACAGCTGGTTGAGAAAAATCCGATGCTCTCGGATACCCTCaggtttctctctcttcattttcttgcttttgtgGGCTTTCAGTTTCAGCCCTTTTGAGTGTGCAGCAAAATTGAGTAGCAATCTTTGCTGAATTATGAGGTGGagttgttcttgtttttgggTATAATAAAGGGGCAATCTTGACCCTATGACTGTGAAGATTTTGTGTAATCTAAATGATGGAGATCTGTGTTCTTTAAACTCTTTCAGATTTCCCATTTgggttcttttttttctctttttcccctCAAAACCCCCTCAGATTTTGTGTTTTCTAGATTTTGGGTATCTCAGGAATATGGTGGGCGATATGGTGGATGGCTTAGCATTCAAGAAAACAGCTCTAGGTTCTCCTTTAAATCCCAAGATTTCTTGTTGATCTTGAATGGCTCAAAGGGAGGATGGCTCAAGAAGAGCATTTCTTTGGGTGCAGTTATAGCGGCGGTGGAggtagtggtggtggtggaaaCGGCGGTGGAGGCGGTGGTGGTAGTGGTTGTGGTGGTGGTGTCAGCAGCAGTAGGTCAAAAACGGCGAAGCAGAAAAAAGTGCCCCAGAGAGGATTAGGTGTTGCTCAGCTTGAGAAGATTAGATTGGAGGAACAACAAAAGAAGGAATCTTTACAAGTAGCTAACATTCTGGCAAAAAATTCAGTTGGTTCATCTAGTGATAATGCCCAGTTCTTGGCTGTTCAATGCTCCAAATTTAGGCCAGGTCTTTCCCCTCTTCACAAGTCAGATCCTAATCTTGAAATTCTGCATGAAAATTCAGTTCAAATTCCCAAGAATTTAAATGCCGGTGGAGGGGAAATAGGTGTTGAAGCCATTTCTAGCCCAGGACATGAAAATAGGCCTATATGGTGGAATGGTGAGTACAATCTTCCAGGAGAGAAACAAAGGTTAGGTACACATGGATTTGCATTTGAGCCACAAGTGAGTTTACCGTATCAATCAAACTCCCCATTTTTACCTCTTCCAGTTGTGCCTCAGAGATCACAACAATTTCAGTGGCcatgttcttcttcttcttcagtgGTTAGTTGAGTCTTATGAATGATATGTAAAACTGCAATGTAGTATATAGTTGGTTCTTGTGTGTTCTTGAGGTATTGTGTTTATCTTTTGTGTTATTTGTGACAATTGCAGATGAATTCCTCAACCGGGATTTCAGCGTCGTCTATACTAAGTTCTCAGATGGAGCCCCCTTCAAACCAAAGTTCTCGCGGTAACAATTATGTGCCTTCATGGTCAGAGGAAGAGAAGGTATCCTCATTCTTTCTCATTACTCACTTGCTTAAGCGTAGAAGATCCCGTTCTCTTTCTCGAATGAATAAGATCGAGTGGAGCCTATGACCACACTTCATATGATGTATTTGATAATTACTTGGACTATTAGATTTCTAGTTCATTAGTTAGTAACTCTGTTCTCTGTTATAACGATGGAGTATGAAAACTGGGACATTTGTGAATGTCTACATCTTGTTCTTGTGTTGTTCTTTTGTCATGATCATAGTTATTTTTGGCCGTAAGTTTTGATTGTTGATTTAATATAGGATTGAGCCGGTTTTGTCCATTTTTTACGGTATATCTGATTTCTTTATGATGATATATAGATGGTTGGCATGAAGAGGTCCTACCCCTTCTTGGTAGAAAGTCAGCCATCCCGTTCCTTACACTGCAACTTTCATCCTAGCTACGCTGCCTCCTTATCTCGATCAGATGAATTTGATTCATGTAGCAATGGTTACAAAGCTCATATGGAACCAAGAAACAAATGCGTCAGGTTAACTGCTACTGGATCgaatattattgttaaaacaaaaaaacacaccaagGGCTCGTGATATGCTGACAGATTGTCTTTCACAATCTTTCCAGAGAAAGCTCTTCAAACTCAAGTCCCCAGCCTGAGCAGAATCCTAGCGAAGTAACCAGAGATAAGGGGATGCTTAACGGAGACTTCTTAACACTTGCTCCTCCGGTAGTTGTTTCTCAACCTTCAAACTCAGAGCACAAGAATACTTTGGACTATTCAGGTTACAAACGGCCCGAATTATATCCCTATGAACGCATACCAAGTCAGGTATGCAAAAGAAAACCTCTAAAATCTCTAATCACCCCGACATTTGTCCATTGGCTCTCTTTTCAGTTCCGTTGTTTCATATTATGGTCTTGACTCAAAATCTCACTTCTATTTTTCGATAGGATTATGCCAAAAGCCAGATCCGTCACCCTGGACCAAGTGGATTAGTAGAACGGGCAGTTAGCTTCTTGCCAATTACGTTGCAAATCGACCAAACTACCACCAGTGTAAGCAATGGCAATGGTGAGAAGACAGAAACGATCGATCACAGTTTAAAGCTATAGAAGCTTGATTATGTGTAAATCTTTTACCTCTAAACAGCTTGTTATCATACTCACTGTCATTGCCTGTTGGTTGTCCTCTCACTATGCGAGTtctcttcaaattttattatgttttatggATTTCTGTAGTCTAAACAATTACAGATCTGCATAAATTACATCCTTAAAAGACCAAATCTAAATCTTGGTCATGCCTTCGTTTCCTTTCTTTCTCGCATTACTTTCATGCTGAAGCAACTTTGCTGGTTGCAGCCACCAAACCATTTGGTGTTTCCGGACATTGTTTACTTGTATTCCAGCCGGTAAACTTGGTAGAAACGACACTTTAGCATGTGAGTTTGTTGGGATTTTATTATGATCTTGTCTTTTCTGATTTCTCATGGGACCTTATATTTGAGTTTCATTGTGTAAAGACTGTAGCTGAGTTCTtgaaaatgatacattaccaAGAAATCCTTGCTTACCAGATATGACACGACATAAACTTCCCCATCCTAGTATCAAGAGACTGTGCCTGTCTGTTTCCTTGTATTAGATAACAGTTTTACCCATTTTCACCAAAATCTTTGTTGAAGTGTGGAGCTTGTCCGAAGGTGATATCCAGGCTGAGCATTTGCAAATCCAGAAAGATATTTGCTTGGGGTAGAATTGTAGTTTTACAGTTGCTCCATAGACGTCTTAGTATAAATAGTTGACGGGCTACCTTTCAACGTAATTCACACGAAACTATCGTAGTACAAACCCGATCTTGAGCAACCTTGGACATAGGAGAATTCTCCAAACAATGTAGATCCTATGTTACACAATCACCTCATTTCTGTATTTGTTGCTCACTTCCACAATCTAACTGAATTTCATTCCTGGCAATCTTTCCATCTTTTGAGTATTTTCTTGCACTGTCTTGACTTGGAGTTGGAAGAATTTTGGCAATCCTAACTacattgatgtataatttaggaaaaatcaatcaattatatgataagtttatcatatttactttatgattgatttggttcggtcaaacttgattttggtgataatttttcctaaactGAGCAAATTTTGGACTATACAAACtctttttaattagttacaaatactttattgttgtttgaaCAATTATCAATACCTCCTTGATTTAATGGTCGTCTTAGAATTAGCCAAatctgttaggttttcatctatttttgtggtaaattaatcaaaatatccTTGTGGACAAAAaactacaattttatttatttttaattttttaaattttttatgggctacgtgtataatttttaaacttttccaTCTACCCCTTCCAATTTTTtacaactttttatttttttttagaaaaaaaaatagtaaaagcaaaaatgacaatttcatacatctatccaaaattacataatttcatcaaacattagggatatttataattttttaaataaccaGAGGGTACTCGTacttatgtcaaatctcaagaaaggtcgttgtaatttaccattcatttaattatggACACAACTACTTGACATATCAAACGTGATGCCGGGGGAGTGTTTGCACGAACTTCCTAAAATCGCTTTTCAGCTTTTAAGGTTCAGAAAATACTTTTGAGGTGTTTGAAATGTCAGCTTCTACTTTCAAAACTgctaagaaaaatatttttaagtaaaaaaattagaagcaTCTTGAAGCGTGCTTCTAgctgatttgattttttttgtaaataaattcaattttgttttactaCATTACcttcaatataataatttcatttctacttgcccttttaatttatttttaaaattgctcATCTAAAGTTGatgttagaatttttaaataattcgaataatttatcactaacaatatttataatttcacatatttaatgttttagaatttatttattttattttttatattattagatattatCCCtctattatagaaaaatataaattaaaattactataattaattaatgaatatatttttcggCAATCAAGCAAGGTTATTTATTGTGCATGAATTACTGAACAACTCTATTTCatagtgaaaatattattaaattaaacatttaatttttcattaatattcaatattttaataatataaatgacatatatttgtaaaattaaatatgagatatactaattgcaataaaatttattattttttgcgaaaaaaatattatcatcaaatatcaaatgcaaatattaaacaaacataatatctttttaatatatatggacAAAGTGGTCTTTTGaaccaattaaatttatttaagaagtgatttttttacaaacactattcaatttaacttttatctattttttactttttttacaaacactatCCACTTTTGGTTATGCTACAACTTCCAACTTTCTCTACTAAAATTACTTCTTTAAGAGTAGaagtttttgcaaacactcTCATTGAAATTGTATTGTGTTTGTGTCGAATACTTAGGGAGCAACGCTTTTCAACTTCTGACTCCCAAAAAACACTTTTGAAGTGTTTTAGATATTAACTTCTACTTTTGAAATGGCTAAGAAAAGCGCTTTTAGACTAAAAGTTAGGAGCACCTTGGGGGTGTTTCTAACtactttagtttttttataaataaattcaactttattttgactactttatccttattataataatcttaattcaactttatccAAGGTGCTTCCAGCTGCTTTGgcttttctataaataaattcaactttattttgactattttacacttattataaaaatattaattcaactagatcgtttttaatttattttaaaattatat contains:
- the LOC105176956 gene encoding protein IQ-DOMAIN 1, with protein sequence MGSGDWFKAIISLKRSKEDKHKQAQHSGKKSNGSKGKQPSSKEGRILANGTSKKNVKSRHLTEDAAATRIQTAYRAYKARKTLRRLKGVVRFREVIEEGHSVKNQAMSALNHIHFWSRIQAEIRARWLSMVTESRTRQKKLENQLKLEAKLHELEAEWSGGPETMEEILNRIQQREEAAAKRERAMAYAFSHQWRANSNQYFGQAYYDLSKESWGWSWRERWVAVRPWENRFQTRPSLAKKVEAKHKTTEITKSTPTKTTAKPVSSNGKVSTHARKLSRVSEEASA
- the LOC105176957 gene encoding uncharacterized protein LOC105176957: MAQEEHFFGCSYSGGGGSGGGGNGGGGGGGSGCGGGVSSSRSKTAKQKKVPQRGLGVAQLEKIRLEEQQKKESLQVANILAKNSVGSSSDNAQFLAVQCSKFRPGLSPLHKSDPNLEILHENSVQIPKNLNAGGGEIGVEAISSPGHENRPIWWNGEYNLPGEKQRLGTHGFAFEPQVSLPYQSNSPFLPLPVVPQRSQQFQWPCSSSSSVMNSSTGISASSILSSQMEPPSNQSSRGNNYVPSWSEEEKMVGMKRSYPFLVESQPSRSLHCNFHPSYAASLSRSDEFDSCSNGYKAHMEPRNKCVRESSSNSSPQPEQNPSEVTRDKGMLNGDFLTLAPPVVVSQPSNSEHKNTLDYSGYKRPELYPYERIPSQDYAKSQIRHPGPSGLVERAVSFLPITLQIDQTTTSVSNGNGEKTETIDHSLKL